The following are from one region of the Siniperca chuatsi isolate FFG_IHB_CAS linkage group LG13, ASM2008510v1, whole genome shotgun sequence genome:
- the iba57 gene encoding putative transferase CAF17 homolog, mitochondrial isoform X1: MTIYNMGVLCFARGAFKSAGCLGVYSRKYTGPYLWVTFLSGVSAPAGIRVNNYSQEAGNGKDVPGQFVCCHLPHRTLLKIQGQDTSPFLQGIITNDMGLLEEPGHTAMYSHMLNVQGRTLYDIMLYSWKEADAGRGIFLECDSTIKDSILRHLKVYKIRRNVNINLCPELSVWAVLPKHKNASQEASKPELSSPDKALVWETDPRTEEMGWRLVLDNQVDPLDIIASCQKGDTEEYDRHRYAIGLPEGVKDLPPGVALPLESNIVYMQGISFNKGCYIGQELTARTHHTGVVRKRLMPVRLSAPVQDLEEGAALQTQSGKPAGKHRAGVGELGLSLIRMAHAKEVLTLKSSDDATVTLEASVPDWWPKDVKIN, encoded by the exons ATGACAATATACAATATGGGGGTTTTGTGTTTCGCCAGGGGAGCGTTCAAGTCCGCCGGCTGTCTCGGTGTTTATTCCAGAAAATACACCGGTCCCTATTTGTGGGTAACGTTTCTCTCCGGTGTTTCAGCTCCAGCGGGGATCCGTGTTAACAACTACAGCCAGGAGGCGGGTAACGGTAAAGATGTCCCTGGACAGTTTGTGTGCTGTCACCTTCCTCACAGGACCTTACTGAAAATCCAGGGACAAGACACAAGCCCGTTTCTTCAGGGGATTATAACCAATGATATGGGGCTGCTGGAGGAGCCTGGACACACAGCCATGTACTCACATATGCTAAATGTACAAGGAAGAACACTATATGACATCATGTTGTACAG TTGGAAAGAAGCTGATGCAGGACGCGGCATTTTCCTGGAGTGTGACAGCACGATTAAGGACTCAATCTTGAGACATTTGAAGGTGTACAAGATCCGCAGAAATGTCAACATAAACCTCTGTCCAGAGCTCTCTGTATGGGCGGTGCTTCCCAAGCACAAGAACGCAAGTCAAGAGGCCAGTAAACCGGAGCTCTCCTCCCCAGACAAAGCTCTGGTATGGGAGACTGATCCTCGAACTGAGGAAATGGGCTGGAGATTGGTGTTGGACAATCAAGTTGACCCCTTGGATATCATTGCATCATGTCAGAAAGGTGACACAGAGGAGTATGACAGACATCGCTATGCAATAG GACTTCCTGAGGGAGTGAAAGACCTTCCCCCTGGGGTGGCACTACCACTAGAGTCAAATATCGTCTACATGCAGGGCATCAGCTTTAACAAGGGCTGTTACATTGGGCAGGAGCTCACAGCCAGGACTCATCACACTGGGGTGGTTCGGAAACGCCTGATGCCAGTACGCCTGTCAGCTCCAGTCCAAGACCTCGAGGAAGGAGCTGCGCTGCAAACGCAGTCAGGCAAGCCAGCTGGGAAGCACCGAGCTGGGGTTGGAGAGCTGGGTCTGAGCCTAATCCGCATGGCTCATGCCAAAGAGGTGTTGACGCTCAAATCTTCTGACGATGCCACAGTGACACTTGAGGCCTCTGTGCCAGACTGGTGGCCTAAAGACGTGAAAATCAACTGA
- the iba57 gene encoding putative transferase CAF17 homolog, mitochondrial isoform X2, with translation MGLLEEPGHTAMYSHMLNVQGRTLYDIMLYSWKEADAGRGIFLECDSTIKDSILRHLKVYKIRRNVNINLCPELSVWAVLPKHKNASQEASKPELSSPDKALVWETDPRTEEMGWRLVLDNQVDPLDIIASCQKGDTEEYDRHRYAIGLPEGVKDLPPGVALPLESNIVYMQGISFNKGCYIGQELTARTHHTGVVRKRLMPVRLSAPVQDLEEGAALQTQSGKPAGKHRAGVGELGLSLIRMAHAKEVLTLKSSDDATVTLEASVPDWWPKDVKIN, from the exons ATGGGGCTGCTGGAGGAGCCTGGACACACAGCCATGTACTCACATATGCTAAATGTACAAGGAAGAACACTATATGACATCATGTTGTACAG TTGGAAAGAAGCTGATGCAGGACGCGGCATTTTCCTGGAGTGTGACAGCACGATTAAGGACTCAATCTTGAGACATTTGAAGGTGTACAAGATCCGCAGAAATGTCAACATAAACCTCTGTCCAGAGCTCTCTGTATGGGCGGTGCTTCCCAAGCACAAGAACGCAAGTCAAGAGGCCAGTAAACCGGAGCTCTCCTCCCCAGACAAAGCTCTGGTATGGGAGACTGATCCTCGAACTGAGGAAATGGGCTGGAGATTGGTGTTGGACAATCAAGTTGACCCCTTGGATATCATTGCATCATGTCAGAAAGGTGACACAGAGGAGTATGACAGACATCGCTATGCAATAG GACTTCCTGAGGGAGTGAAAGACCTTCCCCCTGGGGTGGCACTACCACTAGAGTCAAATATCGTCTACATGCAGGGCATCAGCTTTAACAAGGGCTGTTACATTGGGCAGGAGCTCACAGCCAGGACTCATCACACTGGGGTGGTTCGGAAACGCCTGATGCCAGTACGCCTGTCAGCTCCAGTCCAAGACCTCGAGGAAGGAGCTGCGCTGCAAACGCAGTCAGGCAAGCCAGCTGGGAAGCACCGAGCTGGGGTTGGAGAGCTGGGTCTGAGCCTAATCCGCATGGCTCATGCCAAAGAGGTGTTGACGCTCAAATCTTCTGACGATGCCACAGTGACACTTGAGGCCTCTGTGCCAGACTGGTGGCCTAAAGACGTGAAAATCAACTGA